In Neofelis nebulosa isolate mNeoNeb1 chromosome 10, mNeoNeb1.pri, whole genome shotgun sequence, one DNA window encodes the following:
- the LOC131488616 gene encoding olfactory receptor 52A1-like: MGSTNMSYLNPKTVTLTGIPGLEHVQFWIGFPFLGVCLVAVLGNIFLLIIIPTERSLHQPMYIFLAVLAGTDLGLCVAIAPKMLAIFWFGLCSMAFDACLTQLFFIHALQGMESGILLAMAFDRYVAICDPLRHTSILTPLFLVQIVLMVVVRATVLVGILPILLKRLQLFQSVVIVHSYCEHMAVVKLAAEDVHINKSYGLFVAFAILGFDMIFVFISYILIFQVVFRLPQKEARRKAFNTCTAHIVVFLEFYILAFFSFFSHRFGHVSPYVHILLSTIYLLVPPALNPIVYGVKTKEIRMRVAQICILKPDTQK; this comes from the coding sequence ATGGGATCTACCAACATGTCATATCTGAACCCAAAGACTGTGACCCTGACTGGGATCCCTGGACTAGAGCATGTGCAGTTTTGGATCGGATTTCCCTTCCTTGGAGTGTGCCTGGTGGCTGTGCTGGGGAACATCTTCTTGTTAATCATCATCCCTACAGAACGCAGTCTTCACCAACCCATGTACATCTTCCTAGCAGTTTTGGCAGGCACTGACCTAGGTCTCTGTGTAGCCATTGCTCCCAAGATGTTGGCCATCTTCTGGTTTGGCTTGTGCTCCATGGCTTTTGATGCTTGCCTCACTCagctcttctttatccatgcctTGCAGGGCATGGAATCTGGTATCCTGTTGGCCATGGCCTTTGACCGCTATGTTGCCATCTGTGATCCTTTGAGGCACACATCCATCCTCACACCTCTCTTTCTAGTTCAAATCGTACTGATGGTAGTAGTCCGGGCAACGGTGCTTGTTGGAATTTTACCCATTCTGCTTAAACGCCTGCAACTTTTCCAATCTGTGGTCATTGTCCATTCCTACTGTGAGCACATGGCTGTGGTCAAGTTGGCTGCAGAAGATGTCCATATTAATAAATCATATGGGCTCTTTGTGGCCTTTGCAATTCTAGGTTTTGACATGATCTTTGTCTTCATCTCCTACATTCTGATATTTCAGGTTGTTTTTCGTCTTCCCCAGAAGGAGGCACGACGCAAAGCATTCAATACTTGTACTGCCCATATTGTTGTCTTCCTGGAGTTTTatatccttgcctttttttccttcttcagccACCGTTTTGGACATGTATCACCCTATGTTCATATCCTCTTGTCTACTATCTATCTGCTTGTGCCCCCTGCCCTTAACCCCATTGTCTATGGTGTAAAGACCAAGGAGATCCGCATGCGGGTTGCTCAGATTTGTATTCTGAAGCCTGACACCCAGAAGTGA